The DNA segment ACATGAGTCTGTCCCATGTGTTCCGACTGTAAGAACTTGTTAACATGAGTTGGTCTCATGTGTTCCGACTGTAAGAACTAGCTAACATGAGTCTGTCCCATATGTTCCGAATGTAATAACTTGTTAACATGAGTTGGTCTCATGTGTTCCGACTGTAAGAACTAGTTAACATGAGTTGGTCTCATGTGTTCCGACTGTAAGAACTAGTTAACATGAGTCTGTCCCATGTGTTCCGACTGTAAGAACTAGTTAACATGAGTCTGTCCCATGTGTTCCGAATGTAAGAACTTGTTAACATGAGTTGGTCTCATGTGTTCCGACTGTAAGAACTAGTTTACATGAGTTGGTCACATGTGTCTCGACCGTAAGAACTAGTTAACATGAGTTGGTCACATGTGTCTCGACTGTAAGAACTAGTTAACATGAGTCTGTCCCATGTGTTCCGACTGTAAGAACTAGTTAACATGAGTCTGTCTCATGTGTTCCGACTGTAAGAACTAGTTAACATGAGTCTGTCCCATGTGTTCCGACTGTAAGAACTAGTTAACATGAGTCGGTATCATGTGTCACGACTGTAAGAACTAGTTTACATGAGTTGGTCTCATGTGTTCCGACTGTAAGAACTAGTTAACATTAGTTGATCACATGTGTCTCGACTGTAAGAACTAGTTAACATGAGTTGGTCTCATGTGTTCCGACTGTAAGAAATAGTTAACATTAGTTGATCACATGTGTCTCGACTGTAAGAACTAGTTAACATGAGTTGGTCTCATGTGTTCCGACTGTAAGAACTAGTTAACATGAGTAGGTCTCATGTATCTCGACTGTTCGACTGTAAGAACTAGTTAACATGAGTTGGTCACATGTGTCTCGACTGTAAGAACTAGTCTACATGAGTTGGTCTCATGTGTTTCGACTGTAAGAAATAGTTAACTTGAATGGGTCTTTTGTGTCAAGACTGTAAAAATGAGTTAACATGAGTCGGTACCATGTGTTTAGAATGTAAATACGTGTCATGAGTAGATCTCACGTGCTTCAATCGAAACTACGAGCCGGTCCCATGTGTTTCAACTTTAAATACTTGTTAACATGAGTACGTCTCATGTGTTTCAATCGTAAAAACAGAGTAAACAAAGGTCAATACCATTTTTTTCGACTCTAAATACGACTAAACATGAGTCGGTTTAATGTGTTTCGACAGAAAATATGAGTTAACATGAGTCAGTCTGACGTGTTTCGACTGTATAAAAATACGAGTTAATATGAGTCGGTCTCATGTGTTACGACTGTAAATACGGGTTCATATGAGTCGGTATTATGTGTTTCAACTGTAAATACGTGTTAACATGAGCCAGTCTCATATGGTTCGACCATAAGTACTTATTCACATGAGTTTATTTGAAGTGTGTTTACTAGTTAACGTGAGTCGATCTCGTGTGTTTCTATAAATATCAGTTAACAGGAGTCGTGTCTGACTTACCCCATGGGATCCCCCTGCACACATGTTGGGGTTCGACGTCGTCAGTGAGGTTTGGATTTGGATGGCGTACGTAGTCATGGCGTCAGAAATAAAGTTCCCAGTGCAATTTTACGAGCAAATGGATGgttcaaacatatatttcatatgcaAATGTGCAATTTTTCATTGtctaattattcaatatttaatccTTGTTATTGCTGCAAATGAACTTTATATTGAAACCCgaatgtttcattaaaaaacttTCAACCAGAGCAATCAAGCAATTTATATTAAGGAAATACAAACACATAGAATCCATGAACGTCTATACAATGACAACGCCTTTAATAATGCAGAAAACCCCCAAAACAAAGCTACTctaaaactgaaatgaaatgatCAATACATTAGCTAACGCTTTGTGTGCTAATCCCGACAGAAATATTAATACCTAACAATGCGAAGTGTGGCTTCAATTAAGGGCCTTAAGCATTTAATGGGGTGATTAGGACCGTGCTTTGCATTAGACATATTTACACTACAATAATTAGTTGCCTGGCCCTTTTTTACCTAGATCaactaaataaaattgaaaatgcatttttacgtGGAGGACTGTATGATAAGTAACAATTGAATTAACATGCGGTGTAAATGATTTAGCGTCACTTAGTGCACTGAAGTTAGTTTCTGTGACCTACCGAAATCGTTGCATTTAATCCTAGTGACATTCTATTATCCCTCTTAATCGCGACAATcctatcaataattattttatccacttaaaaaaatggatatgaaaattataaaacaagttaCTAAAGACGTGTGtatgttttgaacaaaatgaTACCACTCGCACTACTGgtgaatgatttaaaacaaaagaaagtgAAACGCTCGTTAACTTTAATCAAAGGCATTACTGGTTGTGTATACTTATAATCTGAACTGACATGCTTGGTTATGCATACATATATCAAGTTATCTGGACTGACATGACTGGTTATGCATACATACATCAAGTTATCTGGACTGACATGACTGGTTATGCATACATACATCAAGTTATCTGGACTGACATGACTGGTTATGCATACATACATCAAGTTATCTGGACTGACATGACTGGTTGTGCATACATACATCAAGTTATCTGGACTGACATGACTGGTTGTGTTTTGATCTGGAAACACATTTccccccgcagtgccgggtaaatgcgatggttttgttttcgcacCGAAAAAATCGGGGAAGGGGCATAACCTATGATGTCCCGGGAGTTCGGGGGGGGGATTTAAGGTATAacgtcaccattgcgtcatatgttcttccgttgtgtggaaaattctcaataaaaaaatgtttttatgactgatagacatgttttcacattctcaatacactgtaaatcaaaaatatcattattcctgaaacttttatacctagAGTATCtattattgtttgatttatcatttagaatagagatAAACTgttgccctatagttgaaaggtcattttggactgtcatggcggactgtgcaatttttagagtttgtttttcaagtggagagatttttcttaggaataatttgacccccctttttattggcttaaaaggtaatttaaagcttgtactttaagaatatatatgtttatcatagtctgcattcgctcgaaatgcctttaaatgttgtctaaaaataatcatttcacattgagttatagaggaaatgacaatggtggtgtgtaacctctACCAGCAGTTTGTACCCTCAGAGtgggattttacctgggattggctggacacaaagtcaaagtccccgctattctccaggcctgggggccgtggttacaatcgACTGTTGCATAATACGCCGTTGgttctgttttaaattgttgtGAGTGagtgtatattgaaatattttagcatttaatGCCGACGATACATAAATGGAAATATCGTAGAATCATATGTTGCACTTTTTTCCTAAATTTACCAATTATTACTTCATGCCTGTTCTGACATTTACCTTACAATTTGACTTTGTACCGATAATGCCAAAACTCCATCATAGTTTATAGGCTGTAGACTTACACCACcgttgtttttttgaaaaacaaaataatcattacTATATGTGATTCGCGCGCATAAAAACGAAAACTTTTTCTGGTGCTCTAACAgaaagataaaataattatgatatctGTGTTACTCCTTTCGTTTCCCGGAAATAAGCATTACAAGATGGCCTTCCTGTCCCGTTGGctctttttgtaattttaagaaGAACAATGAAGCCGCATTGCGGAAAAATATGCATTATTcgaataaaacatttctaataGGGCAAGATATTTTGAACCATATTTttttgatatgaaaacaaaatctaaAGGAattcaaataaagacaaaaaaatgttggCATCGTTATGTTGAAAAAGTCTGGTCACGGCGCTTTTGTTTGCATTGTTCAAAGACTTCTGGAAAATATGCTCAATTTGACTGAGCGGAAATGCTATGTGCATTTTCCATAAGCACTGTACTAAGTCTTTTTACAGCCAGAGCATGGATCCTTATATTTTCCTAAGTAACAACTTCTGttaatatgttgaaaaaatatacatataacacACAAGAATACACCTTAAACATGTTCTTTCCTGGATCCaacctagtccaaataattgtacgttgacggatttttttacgatttttgatatggcaaatccttgacgttagggattggaagaatcccgtataacacgtctactATTTTAGACTAGGATCCAAGGATCATTAATCTCACCTACGACCTCGTAGAAACTgattgtaattgtttaaaaaatagtcCCCGTGGTCAACCACATGTTGTCCTATACCTGTCCATGTTAGTGAATGTGCACAATCGAAAGTTAACCAGCGGGACTGGATTATGGTACAGTTCCCCAACACCTTAACTCATTCTGGTCCACCAGAGTGCTGATGCAATGCGTACCACAGAGAATTATCACGATCGAACCTCTTATGAATGAGAATGCACTTAACTATGAGGGGCACGATAAGAGCCTGTACGTACGTATTAGGGGCAGTgtaaatcaattaatcaatcatcGACATAATTGCACTTTACAAATTCTGGATGCATCTGTATCTCTCCACCATACTGTGGGTGATTCCAGTTTCATCAATGCGATCGTTACGTTTGTAAACGGAAGTTGAGCTTTCCAGCGGTAGTGGTGATTGAATAAGTCATACTCAAGGGCactaatgtcaggtgcgtccatgcttcccggttcattgttttgagtggtAAACGTCCTCAATTCAgtgagtattaccactgttttctatatattcaacgataatttttagaaacgacattgtgcaccgaatgaagagcaactgctcgtttacgaagacgcttgttttagacCAAAATAATGTCTgcattaaaatatctcgtgaaaacaatgcacgttcttactaggcttcccgactcactcaatgcattttttgcttcaaaacaactatttaataccgttctcttgcgtacaaaccccacccgatgctttgttttggtCAATAACAGTACTGCTAATGTTTTCCGAATGTAGACAGCCAATTTTTTAGTTAAATcggctcatttacgaaaatgcttgctggttcattctgtacatttttagaacctaggttcatcctAAATCTGTATGATCTATGGCACATTAAAATAACGTATAAAGGCGtcgattttaaaaaaaaatcatgtatatGTTCTAAAGCACGTCTTAGAAGGGTAATTTTATACaggcagtgtgtgtatacctcgTGATATAAGgtaattacgtcatatatgctacgtcggaaggaaactttttgcttaaaataaagactaaaatcgaaataacttttcaatcactacaccattttaaatgaaacaaagggcagtctatgccacctAAGGAGTCCCGTCTTCGTTGTTTAACCGGAGTTTGacaaggtgattagtttcaacaaacacttcgacaaacctgtttccaaaataatgttttgacagtgctccgtcagacggccgttttgtgaaaagttttgacgaagtgttttaagaaacttaacacTGGCAAacgaccgaaggcggggctccgttagcggcgtagactgcgctatatttcatttaaaatggtgaagaaataggaaagttatctttgtttaaagtcttcaatcGAACCAAAATTTAGTTTCCGGACGTAGCGTTCATGACATtatatatcacgtggtatacacactctgACAGGGCTCTCTACTTAAAGTAGAACTGTCATTATTTTTGGAGGTTATATATTAAGTCGAGACACGGTTATGTCtttacataaaacagtttaagaCCTTAAATTGTTGACTGTTTCCTGCAGGTTGTCTCCCTTTTTATTTCGATTTCCTAAAGGTAAACTCTTAGTTCCTTTTCATTGCTATTTCCTTAAAAAAAGGTAGTTTTAAATAATCCTCAATTTTACCTTACATTATCACATTTGCaatttttaaaggggctgtactccgtatgatgaaatagcggaaaAGAGAGAAAATCTCGTATCgatttgtacaatgcattgaaacttactaaccaaagtaccacatagttcaaaattattatttatttttcgcagtgttttcgtactttttcaattgaaaaagaTAACTAGGTATGTCTTCCTAGTGGAATTCATTCGACCCCGTAATGCGTGATTCGCTGGTCGAtgtcatcacgtgatataaccaagttaggtatatagcttaaatattctaaccgtttagggtaagccttcatagcacagtggataccaCACTGTACTTCAATTTTGGCGGCACCGGTTccaacccggtctccgactcgattttttctacattaatgatatgaaagagtaacaattttctttaaatacttgTCCTGAATTTCTTTACAGAGAAAAAACCTTTCTTGGTGCCAATCTGGGGTATAGTGCCTTTAATATATTAAGAAcctctatttttattttatcatcaagTACACTGAGTTCATTTATTATGTCGTTTATATGGACTACTTTAAAGCGTCTTTTTTGTCTATTTAGATTCATTCAGGTTTGATCTCTTTTTTCGTTTCATCTTTTAttccttgaaaatataaattatatatctgtacaccctcttgtttaattaaataatcaacaaaattaatatttttgaaaaactaaaacaaaacgacTGGTAATTCGGGTAAATACAGTGTGCCATAGATCTTTTAGATTTTGGgtgaacctaggttctaaaaatgtacagaatgaaccagcaagcattttcgtaaatgagccaaattaactaaaaaaaatggctgtctgcattcggaaaaccatagcaatactgttattgtccaaaacaaagcatcgggtggggtttgtacgcaagagaacggtattaaatagttgttttgaagcaaaaaatgcattgagtgagtcggaAAGCCTAGtgagaacgtgcattgttttcacgagatattttaatacagacattattttgatctaaaacaagcgtcttcgtaaacgagcatttttccactcaaaacaatgaaccgggaagcatggacgcacctgacattactgcccttgataCTGCATCAATATTCGGGACacctcggctattttccatcgaaaacaacctcgcatgtatatggacggtttacaatgtcagatttctatacatttaactacgctcaAAGttgatcgcgtagtaatttcaatgtAGCTGTTAAACTTTATAGCCATACTCTTGAGAGtcttattatttatgcaataatacactgcATTGGCAGTCGATGGGAAATGGCCGAGAAAATGGCCAAGGCGTTCCAACTTAAAATCAGTTGCTATCCACAGGCCCGTTTACCATTTCCATCACCCGTAAACTTACGGGCAGAATATATGCGATTAATGTTCTtacgatattttattttaaatcattgaaacGCAGATTTCGCCTGGGcgttatgatattttaatatttacagatTTACACGTATGATAACGACCAAACAAAGATAATGAAATGTAGAGATAAAgtttatcaatacattttcagaaaatgaaaaagattCAGCGGAAAGGCGTATTCACAATTATTTGAGgataaaaataagataaataacCACCTAAAATGAGTCTTAGGTGGAAAAAAGTGATGAAGTCCAGACCTGCTGAAGACACTGGTGGAGATAAAACCCCAGCAAAGCATAATGTAAGTGACGTATTTagttttttatcattatgatCTAAAATTTCCAAAACTCGTgttaatttatagaaaaaaggCTTCGTAATATCATGTTCAAATGTTcacattgttaatattttatcattgaaactATATTTGTAGGGAATTAACGTATAGAAGTATGCGGTTAAAAGTTATATCTTCAGAAATGGTTGACATATTGTCATCTCACAGCTGACATTGTtgataataattttaacaaactgtTATCTCCATAGCTGATCGACTTGGTTAGATTATATATTTCTAGATGTTTGGCGTTGAAATTATGGTTTTAAGAGATGTATGAAATTATTATAGGATGTTGAGCGATCTTCTGATGAAGGTTCAGACTCCGTTGATCAGGCAATTATTTGCCAGGCAGAAGACGAAGGTGCTTGTGAAATAACCGGGTGCGTTGTTTTAAATCCCAAAAGCATTGTTGTAGCCGACCTCTGGAACAAGTCATTGAAACTATTGAGCACAGACGCTTCCAAGCCCGAAGTTATAAGCTGCTTGAAGCTGGAATGCAGTCCCTTTGACCTGACCTTGATCCCTGGGGACAAGATCGCTGTAACAGTTCCAGAGGAGGAGAAGATAGTGTTTGCGTCTATTCAGAAGGAAGCGCTTTCTCTTGATGATGCGCCTGGTAAGGGGAAAAGAGATGGATTTTATTTGCACTGCAAGAGTTATGGGATAAACTACAGCGACCAAAAGCTATACGTTGTTATACGAAAGAAAGATAACGAAGAAAATTATCAACTTTTGATCTTGAATGTAGCTGATGGCCCCACTTTGAAATCCATTCCAATGCAGCAGTACCGGGGGTTCCGATACTTGACCATTTGTCATGATAAAATCTATATGACATCTGACTCAGGCACTTTGCGATTTAAGAAGCGGACAGGTGATATAAAATTTGTTGATAAGGATAGATTTTCGTACGGCATCATCGAAGTCGATGGGGACATCATTGTCTGCAATAAGTCCAGGAACAGTGTTCACACGGTTTCCCGAAGCAGCAAATTGGCTTACTTCTCTGGTAGAAAGGAACTCCTGGCGATTCCGAAGCCCTTGGCACTTTGTTACTGTCCGGACACAAAGAGACTGTTTGTTTCTCAGTCAAGAGAGAGTGGGGGTCGAGCAAACGTGTTGACTGTTCGTCAGATGAAGTAGACAATGTCAACCCGTACTAAATGCATATGttgtaaaataactttttgtaTGACGATCTTTCCAGAGTTACTTCCTAAcctatttgaatatattaaatagaCCTACCCTAGTAACAACTGATTAAAGCAAcccatttttataatttaaacaactaattatcccccgcctatgaaatagggaggaggatattgaaatggcgttgtccgtccgtccttctgtccgtccgtccgtctttccttccgtccgtccttccttccgtccgtccgtccgtcacctgcgttttctcagtaactaggcggtataatttcatgaaacttaaaataaatatgaaccactatactgcaatgatgcccgtccaaaaaaaatcgattggtcaattgtccttggagttattgcccttgattttttgaaaaatgcacattcacagccatttctcagtcactagctggcagaatttcatgaaacttaaaataaatatgaattactatactgggatgatgcctgtttattttttttgattggtcaattgtacttggagttattgcccttaaattttttgaaaaactctcatttacagccatttctcagtaactagttggtagaaattcttaaaacttgaaataaatatgaaccaacatactgcgatgatgcctgtttatttatattttggattgtgtaatttctatatgagttatttgcccttgatttattaaaagatccatgtttgcagccttttctatgcaactagctggtagaatttcatgacacttggaataaataagaaccaacatactgtgatgatgcctgtctatttttcttttggattggtcaattttccttagagttattgcccttgatttattaaaagatcattgtttgcagccgtttctcagtaaaaccaatgtgcttatcttattctttctgagattgtttttaaccttcaagcacaaacaagccatcaagcacaaacaagccatcgttggcgggggatatcttttcactgaaaatgcttgttaacATTATATTCTCCATTTAGGCTTTTGTCCACGTGCACGTAGCGTATCTCGTTTGTACATTAAGCCAGAAGAAAATGTGTATACTCTATTTaggcatttcgagattttctgacattgttaaactgcagtaatttatagttattttatgctagatagtaTATAGGAGTGAACCCTTTGATAaacctgaagaaaaaaataaatattttagattaaatgtcactaaattttttACAGGTCAAATGAAACCAAAGCAGGAAttcattcccatcaaatcaCTGTGGTATTGTCTGCTTTATGTCCTGGGTAAAACGAGATTTAGCATTTTATAtattctctttatttccaccctatagtgatttaaatgttaacTGATTAAAACAGTCgaatacaatattttgaataaacaaacatatttgaaacacTACATTTATGTACACACATATTGATATGAGCATATTGTAATGACCCTGTCATCATACATGTTACAAGGGCGGGCCCAGGATGGGAGGTtcgagggggcgtaacttaaaATGTTGTTAAGGGGGTTTTGGTACTcccaaaatataattttaacaatttctagtcccaAATGGTACatttaaagtaaacttggacgattgaAGGAGGATCGTGCG comes from the Mya arenaria isolate MELC-2E11 chromosome 13, ASM2691426v1 genome and includes:
- the LOC128214774 gene encoding uncharacterized protein LOC128214774, giving the protein MSLRWKKVMKSRPAEDTGGDKTPAKHNDVERSSDEGSDSVDQAIICQAEDEGACEITGCVVLNPKSIVVADLWNKSLKLLSTDASKPEVISCLKLECSPFDLTLIPGDKIAVTVPEEEKIVFASIQKEALSLDDAPGKGKRDGFYLHCKSYGINYSDQKLYVVIRKKDNEENYQLLILNVADGPTLKSIPMQQYRGFRYLTICHDKIYMTSDSGTLRFKKRTGDIKFVDKDRFSYGIIEVDGDIIVCNKSRNSVHTVSRSSKLAYFSGRKELLAIPKPLALCYCPDTKRLFVSQSRESGGRANVLTVRQMK